In the Candidatus Limnocylindrales bacterium genome, one interval contains:
- a CDS encoding FAD-linked oxidase C-terminal domain-containing protein, giving the protein MDKKKWVTELAKIVGVGNVLSTREDLIVYECDGHTIDKAPPDVVVFPTSTQQVVDIVKFAYREKIPFVGRGAGTGLSGGALSLQGGIVIEFCKMNRILEIDYENKRAVVEPGVVNLHLSEALSEQGYYYVPDPSSQASCTIGGNIAENSGGPHTLKYGVTTNHVLGLEVVLPDGEVIQVGGKMEDPLGYDLTGILVGSEGTFGLVTKAIVRIMHKPEAVKTLLGIFDTVDDASSTVSGIIARGIIPGALEMMDNLVIQAVEAATQIGYPLDAGAVLIIELDGFKEGMEELADQIIQVCKENRVREVRVARSEEERAIIWKGRKGAFSAIGRLSPTYYTQDGVIPRTRLPEVLRKIAEISQKYGLRIPNVFHAGDGNLHPLILFDLRDKKQVEKALEAGREILKVCVDVGGSITGEHGIGVEKNNYMPWIFTPEDLEAMRRVKTVFNPDNLLNPGKVFPTSKGCSAEARFYGKVA; this is encoded by the coding sequence ATGGACAAGAAAAAATGGGTCACCGAACTGGCCAAGATTGTCGGGGTTGGGAATGTTCTGTCAACCCGGGAGGATTTAATCGTCTATGAATGTGATGGTCATACCATCGATAAAGCTCCTCCCGATGTGGTTGTTTTTCCCACCTCCACGCAACAAGTGGTCGATATTGTTAAGTTTGCCTATCGAGAAAAAATTCCCTTCGTCGGTCGCGGAGCCGGAACGGGATTGAGCGGAGGAGCTTTATCTCTCCAGGGAGGGATTGTCATCGAGTTTTGTAAGATGAACCGAATCCTGGAAATTGATTATGAAAACAAGCGGGCCGTGGTGGAACCGGGGGTTGTTAACTTACATCTCAGTGAAGCCCTTTCAGAGCAAGGATACTATTATGTACCGGATCCCTCGAGCCAGGCTTCCTGTACAATCGGCGGAAACATTGCCGAAAATTCCGGAGGACCTCACACCCTGAAATATGGAGTCACCACCAACCATGTATTGGGTCTGGAAGTCGTTTTGCCGGATGGAGAGGTCATTCAAGTGGGGGGTAAGATGGAAGATCCCCTGGGCTATGATCTAACCGGGATTCTGGTAGGCTCCGAAGGAACCTTCGGATTGGTAACCAAAGCGATTGTACGCATTATGCATAAACCGGAAGCAGTTAAAACCCTACTGGGTATTTTTGATACAGTGGATGACGCCAGCAGTACCGTTTCGGGAATTATTGCCCGGGGAATCATTCCAGGAGCTCTGGAAATGATGGATAACCTGGTCATTCAGGCGGTAGAGGCAGCTACCCAAATCGGTTATCCCCTGGATGCCGGGGCCGTCCTCATTATTGAACTGGATGGATTTAAGGAGGGAATGGAAGAGCTGGCAGATCAGATTATCCAGGTTTGTAAGGAAAATCGGGTTCGAGAAGTCCGTGTTGCCCGCTCTGAGGAAGAACGTGCCATAATTTGGAAGGGCCGTAAGGGTGCCTTTAGTGCCATCGGTCGTCTCTCCCCTACGTATTATACCCAGGACGGTGTGATCCCCAGAACCCGACTGCCGGAAGTTTTAAGGAAAATAGCCGAAATCTCCCAAAAATATGGACTGCGTATTCCCAACGTTTTCCATGCCGGAGATGGAAATCTTCACCCGCTTATCCTCTTTGATCTTCGCGATAAAAAACAGGTGGAAAAAGCCCTGGAAGCGGGTAGGGAAATCCTCAAAGTTTGTGTGGACGTGGGAGGAAGTATCACGGGAGAACACGGGATCGGAGTCGAAAAAAACAACTATATGCCCTGGATCTTTACTCCTGAAGATTTAGAAGCCATGCGTCGAGTTAAAACCGTTTTTAATCCGGATAATCTGCTGAATCCAGGAAAGGTATTTCCTACCTCCAAAGGCTGCAGTGCAGAAGCCAGGTTTTACGGTAAAGTAGCTTAG
- a CDS encoding FAD-binding oxidoreductase, with translation MTSEMDPYRVEGRVPKAIVFPGTILEVSEILALADKEGVSVIPRGSGTKMHLGGIPKRVDLVLSLTRLNQILEYESADLTVRTQAGITLANLQSTLAQRGQFLALDPPFASKATIGGILSTNSSGPCRLLYGTARDLVIGIKVVHPGGMVTKGGGKVVKNVAGYDMNKLYIGALGTLGVIVEANFKLRPLPRMEKTLWATFPSLSTAFEAVTRIFKSELSPAFLELFNPLAGTLLSRVIEIQTPENNFIVAMGADEVPEAVERQVTQAERVCKESGATDTLILAGETEGKLRRSIREFFTLATTHTRTTLSCKASIPPKTVGELFQIVHGMEKRYEVPGLLQAHAGNGIVYVYFSRPETPIETWVKMIEELRTSVVNLGGNLVVELAPINLKERIDIWGHPGSSFRLMQGIKAQFDPHNILNPGRFVGGL, from the coding sequence TTGACCTCAGAGATGGATCCCTACAGGGTAGAAGGTCGGGTTCCCAAAGCCATCGTTTTCCCGGGTACCATTCTGGAAGTTTCTGAAATCCTGGCCCTGGCCGATAAAGAGGGAGTCAGTGTTATTCCCCGTGGAAGTGGGACGAAGATGCATTTGGGTGGAATTCCCAAAAGGGTTGATTTGGTTCTTTCATTGACCCGCCTCAACCAAATACTTGAATACGAATCGGCAGATCTAACCGTGAGGACCCAGGCCGGTATTACCTTGGCAAATCTTCAAAGTACCCTTGCTCAAAGGGGTCAATTTCTGGCATTGGATCCTCCCTTTGCTTCCAAGGCCACCATCGGTGGGATTTTGTCCACTAACTCCTCTGGACCTTGCAGACTTCTTTATGGAACGGCGCGAGACCTGGTTATCGGAATCAAGGTGGTTCACCCGGGCGGTATGGTAACCAAGGGTGGGGGGAAGGTTGTTAAAAATGTGGCCGGGTATGATATGAATAAGCTCTATATAGGAGCTTTAGGAACTTTAGGGGTGATTGTGGAGGCTAATTTTAAGCTTCGTCCTCTCCCCAGGATGGAGAAAACTCTGTGGGCCACCTTTCCGTCCCTCTCAACGGCCTTTGAAGCTGTCACCAGGATTTTCAAATCCGAACTGAGTCCGGCGTTCCTGGAGTTGTTTAATCCCTTGGCCGGAACCTTGTTAAGTCGGGTTATTGAGATTCAAACCCCTGAAAATAATTTCATCGTAGCCATGGGAGCCGATGAGGTGCCGGAAGCAGTCGAACGGCAGGTAACCCAGGCAGAAAGGGTTTGTAAAGAATCCGGCGCAACCGATACCCTGATTTTAGCCGGAGAGACAGAAGGGAAACTCCGGAGATCTATTCGGGAGTTTTTCACACTGGCCACTACCCATACCCGTACAACCTTAAGTTGTAAGGCCAGTATCCCCCCCAAAACCGTTGGGGAACTTTTCCAAATTGTCCATGGGATGGAAAAAAGGTATGAAGTACCCGGTCTGCTTCAAGCCCATGCAGGAAATGGAATCGTTTATGTTTACTTTTCCCGGCCGGAAACTCCTATAGAAACATGGGTTAAAATGATTGAGGAACTGAGAACTTCGGTTGTTAATTTAGGTGGAAATCTGGTTGTGGAGTTGGCTCCCATTAATTTGAAAGAAAGGATCGATATCTGGGGGCACCCGGGAAGTAGCTTTCGCCTGATGCAGGGAATTAAAGCCCAATTCGATCCCCATAACATTTTAAATCCGGGGAGGTTTGTGGGAGGATTGTAA
- a CDS encoding heterodisulfide reductase-related iron-sulfur binding cluster, giving the protein METAESNVLNLGFDNIDPPNYDRILGCIHCGLCLQKCPTYRELGVEADSPRGRIYLIKSVADGILPINEKFVEHMYLCLDCRACETACPSGVHFGEIMEAARGQIERNWKRPFLTRLIRDTVFKGIFPYPKRIRLLASLLRFYQRSGLQSFVRRSGLLKILPGNLEQMEQMLPPLPASAGNLPEVVPAKGEKKYRVGLISGCVMKEMFPAIHQATLKVLTENGCEVVIPRYQNCCGALNIHGGVREVAKKMARNNIDVFDRAQVDFIIINAAGCGSTLKEYGILLEHDPNYAEKAKTFSQKVRDISEFLVEISFKKPTQEIRKRVAYDDPCHLIHGQKISKQPRIILQSIPGLEFVEIKEADWCCGSAGIYNITHPEMSMKLLERKMAHIKATQADIIATGNPGCILQIRMGVQKHGMSAEVLHPVELLAQAYE; this is encoded by the coding sequence ATGGAAACAGCAGAATCCAATGTTCTAAATTTAGGGTTTGATAATATAGATCCACCCAACTACGATAGGATTTTGGGATGTATCCACTGTGGACTTTGCCTGCAGAAATGCCCTACTTATCGGGAACTTGGGGTAGAAGCCGATTCTCCTCGTGGACGAATTTATTTAATCAAATCGGTTGCCGATGGGATTCTTCCTATTAATGAGAAATTTGTGGAACATATGTACCTGTGTCTGGATTGTCGGGCTTGCGAAACTGCCTGCCCCTCTGGGGTCCACTTTGGAGAAATCATGGAAGCAGCCCGAGGCCAGATCGAGCGGAACTGGAAGCGACCTTTCCTTACCAGACTAATCCGGGATACGGTTTTTAAGGGTATTTTTCCTTATCCCAAACGGATCAGGCTTCTTGCCTCACTTCTCCGGTTTTATCAACGGTCCGGACTGCAATCCTTCGTTCGTCGTTCCGGACTTCTTAAAATACTTCCGGGAAATCTGGAGCAGATGGAGCAGATGCTCCCGCCACTTCCTGCTTCAGCAGGAAATCTACCCGAAGTCGTCCCGGCTAAAGGGGAGAAAAAATATCGGGTCGGCTTGATCTCGGGTTGCGTCATGAAGGAGATGTTTCCTGCTATTCATCAGGCTACCCTTAAAGTTCTTACCGAGAACGGATGCGAAGTGGTCATCCCTAGATATCAAAACTGCTGTGGTGCGTTGAACATTCATGGAGGAGTCCGGGAAGTGGCCAAGAAAATGGCCCGAAATAATATCGATGTGTTCGATCGGGCCCAGGTAGATTTTATTATCATCAATGCTGCCGGATGTGGCTCCACATTGAAAGAATACGGAATTCTTTTGGAGCACGACCCCAACTATGCTGAGAAAGCCAAAACCTTCAGCCAGAAGGTGCGGGATATTTCTGAGTTTTTGGTCGAAATTTCTTTCAAGAAACCCACCCAAGAGATTCGTAAACGGGTAGCCTATGACGACCCCTGTCACCTCATCCATGGTCAGAAAATAAGTAAGCAACCGCGTATCATCTTGCAGTCGATCCCCGGACTGGAATTTGTAGAGATTAAAGAAGCGGACTGGTGCTGTGGGAGTGCCGGAATTTACAATATTACCCATCCCGAGATGTCCATGAAGTTGTTAGAACGTAAAATGGCCCATATTAAAGCTACCCAGGCGGATATTATTGCAACGGGAAATCCAGGCTGTATCTTACAGATTAGAATGGGAGTCCAAAAGCACGGAATGTCGGCTGAGGTTCTACATCCTGTAGAATTATTAGCACAAGCCTACGAGTAA
- a CDS encoding (2Fe-2S) ferredoxin domain-containing protein, whose product MSRFKHHIFICINVRPPGHAKGCCSEKGSEKIAELFKEELYRRGFKGIIRANKAGCLDACEFGPSVVIYPEGVWYGNVRTPEDVMEIIERHLIGGEVVERLRIPDEKFRR is encoded by the coding sequence ATGTCGCGTTTTAAACATCACATCTTTATTTGTATTAATGTACGTCCCCCGGGTCATGCGAAGGGATGCTGCTCCGAGAAGGGATCTGAAAAAATAGCCGAACTTTTTAAAGAAGAACTTTATCGCCGGGGCTTCAAGGGCATCATTCGAGCTAATAAGGCGGGTTGTCTTGATGCCTGCGAATTCGGTCCTTCCGTTGTGATCTACCCGGAAGGAGTCTGGTATGGAAATGTTCGAACCCCAGAAGATGTCATGGAAATTATCGAACGGCATCTCATCGGTGGGGAAGTGGTTGAGCGCCTTCGGATCCCGGATGAAAAGTTTAGGAGGTGA
- a CDS encoding glycosyltransferase family 9 protein, with translation MKSLGGEGKAGHKPDKIRRILVIRAGALGDTLLMLPLIRALRQAFPEAYLEVMGYVERLQLVLGEAYAHHISSIERRGLEAFFVKDAPLPPDLVRFFGSFDLILSYKQDPEGLWTENLGKTGATLVYNFNPFPSQENPIHVVKYLLNTLKRLDLNLETAHLPGNAEDFTGEQIPDLYYPRIQPPPWAQEEAHLFWKENRLPMEREYPVLAVHPGSGSLKKVWPPEKFARVCLEASKSYQARILLISGPADKENVQKVLELSQGIHPVPVENKPLWLLAAILERCRIYLGNDSGVTHLAAAVGTPVIALFGPSHPKIWRPLGKKVKILQAEIKMTSVHPTLPAVENLSGGLESLPVTTVMEALDAMILH, from the coding sequence ATGAAAAGTTTAGGAGGTGAAGGAAAAGCAGGCCATAAGCCGGATAAAATTCGCCGTATTCTGGTTATCCGGGCCGGTGCCTTGGGAGATACCCTTCTCATGCTTCCCTTAATCCGGGCTTTAAGACAGGCCTTTCCTGAAGCCTACCTGGAGGTCATGGGTTATGTGGAACGGTTGCAACTTGTTTTGGGTGAGGCCTATGCCCATCACATCAGCTCTATCGAGCGCAGGGGCCTGGAAGCTTTTTTTGTAAAAGATGCGCCTCTTCCTCCCGATTTAGTCCGCTTCTTCGGGAGTTTTGATTTAATCCTCTCCTACAAACAGGATCCAGAAGGACTCTGGACCGAAAATCTCGGTAAAACAGGGGCAACCCTGGTTTATAATTTCAATCCCTTTCCTTCCCAAGAAAACCCCATTCATGTTGTAAAATATCTCCTCAATACCTTAAAAAGATTAGACTTGAATCTAGAAACAGCCCATTTACCCGGGAACGCTGAAGATTTTACCGGTGAACAAATACCCGACCTCTATTATCCCAGAATTCAACCTCCTCCCTGGGCCCAAGAGGAAGCTCACCTGTTTTGGAAAGAGAATCGGCTTCCCATGGAAAGGGAGTACCCGGTCTTGGCCGTCCATCCAGGGAGTGGAAGCTTAAAAAAAGTCTGGCCTCCTGAGAAATTTGCCCGGGTTTGTCTGGAAGCCTCTAAATCTTATCAGGCTCGCATTCTCCTCATTTCAGGACCTGCAGATAAAGAAAATGTTCAAAAAGTACTTGAACTTTCCCAAGGGATACATCCGGTCCCGGTCGAAAATAAACCCCTCTGGCTTCTGGCCGCTATTTTGGAGCGTTGCCGGATTTACCTGGGAAACGATTCGGGCGTAACCCACCTGGCAGCTGCCGTTGGTACCCCTGTCATTGCACTCTTTGGGCCCAGTCATCCTAAAATCTGGAGACCTCTTGGAAAAAAGGTCAAAATCCTTCAGGCTGAAATAAAAATGACGTCTGTTCATCCGACCCTTCCTGCTGTCGAGAACCTTTCTGGAGGATTAGAATCCCTGCCGGTTACCACCGTGATGGAGGCCCTGGATGCAATGATCCTCCATTAG
- a CDS encoding DUF4384 domain-containing protein: MRFIKSLYFILFGMAFWLPHMADTYAQRPERPRPPTDRGEGPKTSIERIIPVPRQGEVNLSIWTNKGCGSTYYTGEYIDVSFTVDQDSYVTLYDIDSTGNVTVLFPNSYSRDNLARAGRVYTIPNKYSGYNLMIEGPSGLELLEGITSTDGYYHWFFDGVSVPPIWSNEWGNPTTWGGKYTREPLPGPDGEPPVVTRRFEKRLQYQGPRDPNQIANYIREQIRDQSRTKIQPGYQWGRASCAFYVIHYLGYTEYDPGFESSPPSYPSQPYPVQPYPPSMAPSYPYSPQFFGPPPYSPTAPQPYPVQPYPSQPYPSQASDRTLSVNSIPPQAHVFLDEQYYGMTPLTLYNVAAGPHRLRIEKPGYITYEQVIQIKDRGPTQINAYLPSS; the protein is encoded by the coding sequence ATGAGGTTTATAAAATCCTTGTATTTTATTCTGTTTGGAATGGCCTTTTGGTTACCCCATATGGCCGATACCTATGCCCAGAGACCCGAAAGACCCAGGCCGCCTACAGATCGTGGAGAAGGGCCCAAGACGTCGATTGAACGTATTATTCCGGTCCCCCGGCAAGGTGAAGTTAACCTCAGCATCTGGACCAATAAAGGATGCGGATCCACCTATTATACGGGAGAATACATTGATGTTTCCTTTACGGTGGATCAGGATAGTTATGTCACACTTTATGATATTGATTCTACGGGAAATGTAACGGTTCTGTTTCCTAACTCATATTCTCGAGATAACCTGGCCAGGGCGGGTCGTGTCTATACAATACCCAACAAATATTCAGGGTATAATTTGATGATTGAAGGCCCTTCAGGGCTGGAACTTTTGGAGGGAATTACTTCTACAGATGGATATTACCACTGGTTCTTTGATGGGGTAAGTGTACCTCCCATCTGGTCCAACGAGTGGGGAAATCCTACGACATGGGGAGGAAAATATACCCGTGAACCTCTCCCAGGGCCCGATGGAGAGCCTCCGGTTGTTACCAGACGATTTGAAAAAAGGCTCCAGTATCAGGGACCTCGGGATCCAAATCAAATTGCAAACTATATCCGCGAACAAATTCGGGATCAATCTCGAACAAAAATTCAGCCGGGCTACCAGTGGGGGCGTGCTTCCTGTGCCTTTTATGTTATTCATTATCTGGGTTATACCGAGTATGACCCCGGCTTTGAGTCCTCTCCCCCGTCTTATCCTTCTCAACCTTACCCTGTGCAACCCTATCCCCCCTCTATGGCCCCATCTTATCCGTATTCACCTCAATTTTTTGGTCCTCCCCCTTATTCTCCTACGGCCCCGCAACCTTACCCTGTACAGCCTTATCCATCGCAGCCCTATCCCTCTCAGGCTTCTGACCGTACTCTGTCTGTCAATTCTATTCCTCCCCAGGCCCATGTTTTTCTAGATGAGCAATATTATGGAATGACTCCTCTGACACTTTATAACGTGGCAGCCGGCCCTCATCGATTACGGATTGAGAAACCGGGATATATAACTTATGAGCAGGTGATCCAGATAAAGGATCGGGGTCCCACGCAAATTAATGCTTATTTACCATCTTCTTGA